The region ggagtgtggtgtgttctccctgtgtctgcatgggttttctccgggtgactgtctgtggggagtgtggtgtgttctccctgtgtctacgtgggtttcctccgggtgactgtctgtgaggagtgtggtgtgttctctctgtgtctgcgtgggtttcctccgggtgactgtctgtgaggagtttggtgtgttctccctgtgtctgcgtgggtttcctccaggtgactgtctgtgaggagtgtggtgtgttctccctgtgtccgcatgggtttcctcagggaacaccggtttcctcccacagtccaaaaacacatgttggtaggtggattggcgactcaaaaagttggtgtgaatgtgagagtgtatgtgtcgccctgtgaaggactggcgccccctccagggtgtattgccgccttgcgccctgaattggataagcggtttcagacaatgaatgaatgagtattgtACTGGTATAATGACAAACCTCATTCTCTGTTGTATCCTGTATTTTCTTCCACAGAGAACCTGCAGGCGTGGTTCAGAGAAATCTCCAAACAGATTGAGTCTCTGAATTATGAGGATTCTACAGCAGCTGGGAGGAAGACTGTGCAGCTCATTCAGGCTTTAGTGGAGGCAAGAACCACTTTCATATACAATAATTTGCACATGCAGCTTTGTGTATGTTATCACAGAACTTAATTACATTTAAGATGGAAGTGCTTAGTCAGCTTTATTAAAATCACCACACGGTGCATAGGGGCTGAATCCATCACACTGGGCATCAAATGCAAATTCATCAACCGTTTTTGTGATTTACCCTTTGTTGGTTTTGAACCGTACAGCTCTGATATTTTATCAGTAAATTTGTGAAATGGCAACATTTTTTGACGTTATTCCCTGACAAAAACACAGTGTTCTTTCTAAACCTTCTTGTGGTAGGTGCAAGAGTTCCACCAGCTGGAGTCCAACCTGCAGGTCTGCCAGTTCTTAGCTGACACTCGCAAGTTCCTCCACCAAATGATCCGCACCATCAACATCAAAGAAGAGGTGCTGATCACGATGCAGATTGTGGGGGATTTATCCTATGCCTGGCAACTTATAGACAGGTAATGCCTGCTCACCCCTAGTCTTGACAAACTAAAATCACGTAAACAACAAATGATTAATGTAGTAAGAGTTCAAAAACATTCGCGCAACAGAGTGGTATCTCAATCTTTTTAGAGTTTCCGTACAACTTTATAGTGTCCCAATTCCAGTTGCTTATAAGATAATATCAAGAAGTAAAATGTGGTTTGAACACTGAAGTATTGCTTATCTGTTTATGTTTCAGTTTCACATCCATCATGCAAGAAAGTATCCGAGCGAGCCCATCTATGGTCACCAAGCTTCGTGCCACTTTTCTGAAGGTATGCATTTCCAGTGCAGTGAATGGTATATAGCACGGGTCACAAATAGgccctggacctgtaactgataaactattaagggctgtttagtgtttgtttatAGTGGTGTCATTACGGTTCATGTTTAGCGCTCTGggaaactcacagactaattgcatgtgtttctgcatatcacacgtgagactaatcagccaatcagattggtGCAGGGTAGGGCTCCAGACACCACCGTCCTGGGGCCaataaaaatagcccaagggacgtgataaaagctctttcGGGACACTTTCGGGACGTCAgtgttgtgtgaggtaaaacCAGAAGCTTTTATAAGAAGGGAACGattcctttttaaaatattctcatagcgctgaacatggattctgtttatggataaagtcccgcccttcagcagtaagagccaatcagattgctggttatggaaaagcagtaaagtcaactgcagCTAGAAAAGTCATTTGGGACTTaaataagcattttttttttcaaaatcattgttttatttgtaaattttaatagaatatgagaaaagtacattttatttagagtatttattatttataattattcacaaatcttgttgaaatgtaattgaaagtgtaatttgaAACGGTGCTATAACTATAAGGCTACTGTAATGTACAGGCTATGACACTGATCATAACGCAAGTTATACATTACGTTCTGGACCTTGGCTTGAAAAcattttctctaactggaccttaattaATTCAGTTTATTTACCCCTGGTGGTTGAGTGTGGCTGAGTGTTTCATGTGGCTTCAATGTAAAATCTAAACTAAAGAAATGTGCTCTGAACAGTTGGCTTCAGCCCTGGATCTTCCCCTGATGCGCATCAATCAGGCCAACAGCCCAGATCTGCTCAGCGTGTCCCAGTTTTACTCCGGAGAGCTGGTGGCTTATGTCAGAAAGGTACTGCCACAAAGTCCTTCATCACATGGGTATAACTGTTATGGAGTCAGAGCCTAAAAAGTCTCCTCATTTGGACAGTTCCACTGCTgattttatttgcttttcttCAATAAGGATTCTTTCCAAATGACTGGGGTGGAGCTAGTCTCTTATAGCTTTAACGGGCAGATATATGTAAAGCTGACATCAcaagtatatttatatttggtcAGTAGGACAGGGATGTGAAGGCTACATTGTGAAATTAGAAAAATCCCGAAATAATTCTTGTACTTTTACAaagttgttttctgtttttctgagatATCGATCCTTTAAAGCGTACATCAAAGACCTAGGAGAATAACTGACAGCGTGAGCTTTGACACTGTTGGAAATAGCATGTTGGAACCATTTCTTTAAAATCAGTTGAGCTGGTAAACACTGCCCCTATTCAGGTGCTGCAGATTATTCCGGAAAGCATGTTCACCTCCCTGGCCAAAATCATCAAGCTGCAGATCCATGACATTATGGAGGTGCCCACGCGCCTGGACAAGGACAAGCTGAAGGATTACGCCCAGCTCGGGGCACGGTACGAGGTGAGAATGCCACAGCTTAAAGAGGTCTAATATTTAGAATGTGTGATTGATTTATTTGTCCAATCTATTGAGGTCAAAATATTGACTTGTCAGaatcacatttttaatgttagttGGTATTCGCAAGAGATTTAAAGAGCTAACCTACCACAGGTGGAAGAGCTCAGGTATCTCAGGGTCTATTTCACGAAGAGGCATTGTGAGAATGACCCACGGATGCTACTTGGATGCATCAAGGTTAGGGTTAGCAAACAGCTGGCCTGGAAACCCCTGGGGATTCCCAGGAATTGCTAGGGAAATCTGCAGGGGACAGAGACACTTGGGTTTCTTTGTTCGCCTTTGTCCACCTCCACCTTGAAATGGATCAAGCAGACAACATGAGATTAGACCAGCCCAGTTGTTTCAGCGAAATGgccaaagggaaaaaaaatcttacaagtaatagaataaatacatttatattttgtggAAGATGCCTGATTCAAAGCTTCAAAAACTTTTGCCTTTTTTATTGAAAATCCACTtgaaatacttttaaaaatttttaaaaaattctaatTGTTTAGGTTTGAAATGTTATACTAAGCCTGTATGTTTGTATAAGATGCCTATGTATTTTTGCAGGTTGCCAAACTCACCCATGCCATTTCAATCTTTACCGAAGGAATTCTGATGATGAAAACAACACTTGTTGGAATAATTAAGGTTAAGGAAGCTTCatgaaacttttattttgaacattttaacCCATAAGAAACCAGACTCGGTTCACCATGAAGCCCAATGTATTTCTACATTTTGTTCCTGAAATGGGATCAGAGTGTTGTATGTAACGCAGGTGAATAGAGCATTTGAATTGTTAAAAATGTTGGAACACaccttttagaaacaaaaatttGATGTTACAATAAGCCTTTCTCTGGTCTCTATGTCCTcatcaatcacacattcacaaactgtCATGCGACCACATCCAGCACTAcatgatttaaagtgaaggatAAAGCTGTGTAGGGAACTTTCGAGACCTTAGAAAGGGTTTGTGAGGTATATATCACCACGGGCTCTTATGGGTTAATGTTGCTTGACGTCATgtcaaaaaagagaaatgaaatGATAGTTACTGAAacgtgtctgtgtggctttAGGTGGATCCCAAGCAGCTCCTGGAGGACGGAATAAGGAAGGAGCTGGTTAAAAGAGTGGCTTATTCCCTTCACAAAGGCCTCATCTTTAATCCCAAAATTAAAGTAAGAATCTGATTCTGTTTCTTCCAGTTATATTACAGTTGTAAAAGTTTTAACCAACTATCCTGCAGCAGAATGTTTAGCATATGATATTTATCTTCATTTAGCACTACACCTCAAGAGCTAAtttggactggagactgaccagatcactttaaaaaaacatttgaattcAGCTAGCTAATAGTATTGAAACATATGGAaaaatacaatgtttaaatacaCTCACGTGTGAATGATATTTGTGCCTAAATAAGGTCTTATCTATTTTCACTTCATCAGTTCTGCTAGCACTAACACATTCTTCACCACTCTTTCAGCCCAGTGAGCTGATGCCCAAGCTTAAGGAGATGGCTGCCACCATGGATGGCTTCTACCGCTCTTTTGAATACATCCAGGACTATGTCAGCATCTACGGCCTGAAGATCTGGCAGGAGGAGGTGTCACGCATAATCAACTACAACGTGGAGCAGGAGTGCAACAGCTTCCTCAGaacaaaggttttttttagtCTGATTTAAGGGTTGCGTCCACAACCGAATCTGATTTGTATGGTCAGACTGTCACATGTGATCACATGACCTTGCTTAGCCACAATGGTTGCTATAGTAACAGATGCAGTTATGAGTACACCGAGCGCAGGAATGCAAGAAGCTCCATCCAACACAGGGTGGgctatttatatggatacaccttaataaaatgggaatggttggtgatattaacttatgtttgtggcacattagtatatgggagggggaaacttttcaagatgggtggtgaccatggcggccattttgaagttggcctgaaactacggatactggaagcctgtgctagcatttttcctgcggtgttgctatcagtgtgtgaagagtgggagaagagggttgcattgacaatccaacacaatgggcagcactttgaacacattttataagtgtccagaaacttgtaaataaagaataaagttaaaaccaagcacaccattgttttgcttgtgaaattcccaataagtttgatgtgtcacacgaccctcttcccatttaaaaaacaaaagttggatcccaaatggccgacttcaaaatggccaccatggtcaccacccatcttgaaaagtttcccccctcccatatactaatgtgccacaaaaaggaagttaatatcaccaaccattcccattttattaaggtgtatccatacaAATGACCCACCCTGTAAATATGACTCCCAAATGTtcagaaatgtgtaaatgtggcTTCCCATGACAGATTAAGAATGGACATATATGATGTGTTTCAGATTCAAGACTGGCAGAGTATCTACCAATCAACACACATTCCCATTCCCAAATACCCACCAGTCGACGAATCAGCCACTTTCATTGGTCGCCTTTGCAGAGAGATCTTGAGGATCACTGATCCAAAGTAAGtctaaataaatacaatgagCTGCATGACGACAAACTGATAGGCTTCACGGTGATGTCACAagtgctccagggtcctgtgtaCGGTTGCACCAGCTGTTCAAATGTAGATTAGTTGTAACATAAGTCTTTACTAAATTCAGGTTAATGCATTACTAAATTAAAACATATCAGACATGCTATGTACGTAGGAGCTAGTaaccactaaatatttgcacCTACCCATAAGCAGGTTACGTAAACAACAGCAACTAAAATAGGGCTCGATTAGAGTGCTTTGAGCAGGACGACAGGAATCATTTTCGCAGTCAGGTGTAAAGAGACaggctgaaatatatatattaagaaaATGACCGGTTTTACTTGCTGTGGTTTTATTGTCAGCCCAACACTATATTTATCTCTACTGTGCTGATATCACAAAGCTATTCTAACACCTATTTGTCTAAATAATAACTCTCATAACAAACTAATTTATTAGTCATTAAGACATGAATTTAgagtttgttaaaaaataaaaataaaaataataaataatgtaatttaaaaatctaGGGCAGCACaatggcgctgcaggtagtgtctctgtcacacagctcctggaggttgtgggttcgagccctattctgggtgactgtctgtgaggagtttggtgtgttctccctgtgtccgtgtgagtttcctcccacagtccaaaaacacacgttggtaggtggattggcggctcaaaagtgtctgtaggtgtgagtgtgtgagttaatgtgaatgtgtgttgcgctgtgaaggactggcgccccctccagggtgtattcctgccttgcgcccaatgattccaggtaggctctggacccaccgcgatcctgaactggataagtgtttacagacaatgaatgaatgaattaattaatgtatatcaCTTGAGCTGAAGCAGTGCACTCTGCATGCattaatatacacacactagtTTTCTTACATGTCTTACGTGTCATGTTTTCTTACATATATCAACATACTTCCTTCATCCGCAGAGCAACGTGTTACATCGATCAGATGAACACCTGGTATGACATGAGGACACATCATGAAGTGACCAATAACAGGCTGTTCACAGAGATCCAGGACACTCTGGGGACATTCGGCCTTAACGGACTCGATCGGCTGCTCTGCTTCATGATTGTAAAGGAGCTGCAGGTGGGTCTCGATTAAAGGGCATTTTACATTCAGCGATTCTATGACAAAAAGAACTTGTACATAACATTTCTATAACTTATACGTTATAAACCAGCAGTGGGATGCTAAAGCATATGGGTAGGGTGACCagcgtcctcttttacccggacatgtcctcttttttagacttaaaaaaaaatgtccgggcggattttcacaaacgtctgggagtttgtttttctagagcttacatagaacttcgagaagtttccttcacaaactagtcccgccctcccctactccgattggtttgcttgagtgaaaagggggcgtggtgactgtagagctactgttattggtcgataaccttctctgtaaacatttaattggtcattctgcatgtcagtagtccttgtttttGTCTGGCAAAGCTTatgtacctatatatatatagttgttgttgttttttttttttcatgtcaaGCTACTTTTTTAACCCTCCTCCAGAATTTCCTGAGTGTACTCCAGAAGAACATCCTCAAGGACAAAGTTGTAGTTGACATTTTCAAAGCCCTGCTGAATGCAGTGAATCCAGTGAAGGGCATTGTTGGTATGTGTGACATCCTGTTTTCCGTATACTTGAACACACTACCCGTTGTTGTAGGCTTATCATGAAATAAACTTGTTTCTTTCTGTTTAACTTTAGCCACTGCAAGTAAAGTCTACGCCAATGCCATAGCGAAAACACAAAGGCTCTGGCCAGCGTATCTGGAATCAATAATGAAGGTATAGCAGTATGTCTTTAATTCTTATGCTGTGTCTAGTTGAAATCTAAAATCATTACTTTTCTCCAGTGCTGCTTCTTCACATTCTTAAACGGCCAGTATACTGACACCTAAAGGCCTGGATGTGTAAGAGATTCTGCATTAAACCCATGTCTGGGCCTTATTCTGTGGAGCATGAATGGAAGCAGCACTTtataaaatagagaaaaaatgataaataactaaattaataaataattaatttctcTTTAAACGACGGTGGCAGCTACTTGAGAGTTCTACCTGATAACTATAATTGTTTTACAGGTCGGTCAGATGCAGATCCTGAGGCTACAGATCGCCAACGAGTTGAACTACTCCTGCAAGTTTGACTCCAAACATCTCGCAGCAGCTTTGGAGAATCTGAACAAGTTAGTGGGACAGGTTTATGTTGCAGcttttagaattagaattagaaccactttattggccactgtgcttgcacaaagaggaatttgttctccgcatttaacccaatccgtgcagtgaaacacacatttacacacacactagtgaacactagagggcagtgaGCTCACATGCCTGGAGTGGTgagcagccctagccacggcatCCTGGgcagcagttgggggttaggtaccttactcaagggcacttcagtcatgacctgccagctctTGGGATAGAATCAGTGACCTCAATGCCTTACATTTTGCATTCTTTGGACATTTCACAGATCTTTGCTTGCTGATATTGAAGCACACTACCAGGACCCAAGCCTGCCTTACCCTAAAGAGGACAACACACTGCTCTACGAGTTCACTGCTTATCTGGAGGCAGCAGGGATACACAATCCCTTAAATAAAGTCAGTAGCATTCATAACTAAACCCATGACCAATCTGGCAAACTACACATTTACCTTTATGTTACTAATGCCATTAAGTTTGgtaataaactacactgtatatAGTATATATGCCATTGTCACATAGCTCATGTATTAATAAAACTGCACATTGTCTGGTCACACAACTGTCCAAGCTTTTGAATTTTTTGTGTCCTGCTTGGATTTTAGATCTACATCACCACCAAGCGCTTGCCCTATTTCCCCATCGTCAACTTTCTGTTCCTCATCGCCCAGCTGCCCAAGCTCCAGTACACAAAGAACCAAGGTTAGTCTGAGAGGTTGGTAATCAGGCGGCCAGACTAATAAACCACAGGCcagtttgtgctgtgttttccGCAGTCAGGTTGATGTAGTGTGCACATCCTGTTAGCCGACCTCCTTAACTGAACTATTGTAAGGCTGTGAGAGTGGCAGGTATTTGATTGTAGTTCCTTTTCCATTGTACATTTTAACAGAGCTGGATTCATGTCTTTTATCCCTGAACAGTTAGGTGTTCTCTACTCAACAAGTTTTGATGGTTTGACTTTCTCCTCATTGTCCATCTCTGCAGGAATGACCTGCAGGAGAGCTGCTGACCCGGTGGACTGGGTTCCTCTAGTCCTGGGCTTGCTGACTCTTCTGAAACAGTTCCACTCCAGATACACAGAGCAGTTCCTGGCTCTCATTGGGCAGTTCATCCGCTCCATTATGGAGCAGTGCACCAGGTGAGGCTGAATGGATTTGTTTGAGGGGGACTGGCTTGAAACAGAATAATGGCATTGAGGATGCTGATCTTAGGCTTGTAATAGCTGCTTCAAAGTGTGGAACTCATTCAagttgtgtgtgcacatttgaacATCTGTGTGTGCTTAATGTAGCTGAGGGAATGATCGATCTAAATGTCATTTACCTGTTATGACTTAGCTGGGCTTGTTCTTTACACAGTCAAAAGATTCCAGACATGCCATCGGATGTGGTCGGAGCGCTGATGTTTCTAGAGGACTACGTGCGCTATACAAAACTGCCCAGAAAGGTAAGATATTAACAAGcagcatttaatttaatgtaaaatagtaATCCGAAAGACTCAAATGTTTATTATAGATGATCTGCAGAGGTATTCAAACCTTCAGAGGCCCTGGCATTGACAGGTTTTTGAGAACTTATTCCCAAATAATCTAATCTGCCCTGGAATTTATTGTGTATTACCAACTgtctacaaaataaaataagcagCACAtgacggtggtgcagcaggtagtgtcgcagtcacacagctccaggggcttggaggttgtgggttcgattcccgctccgggtgactgtctgtgaggagtgtggtgtgttctccctgtgtctgcgtgggtttcctccaggtgactgtctgtgaggagagtggtgtgttctccctgtgtctgtgtgggtttcctctgggtgactgtctgtgaggagtgtggtgtgttctccctgtgtctgtgtgggtttcctccgggtgactgtctgtgaggagagtggtgtgttctccctgtgtctgcgtgggtttcctccgggtgactgtctgtgaggagtgtggtgtgttctccctgtgtctgtgtgggtttcctccgggtgactgtctgtgaggagtgtggtgtgttctctctgtgtctgtgtgggtttcctccgggtgactgtctgtgaggagtgtggtgtgttctctctgtgtctgtgtgggtttcctccgggtgactgtctgtgaggagagtggtgtgttctctctgtgtctgtgtgggtttcctccgggtgactgtctgtgaggagtgtggtgtgttctccctgtgtctgtgtgggtttcctccaggtgactgtgaggagtgtggtgtgttctctctgtgtctgtgtgggtttcctccgggtgactgtctgtgaggaatgtggtgtgttctctctgtgtctgtgtgggtttcctccgggtgactgtctgtgaggagtgtggtgtgttctccctgtgtctgcgtgggtttcctc is a window of Hoplias malabaricus isolate fHopMal1 chromosome 1, fHopMal1.hap1, whole genome shotgun sequence DNA encoding:
- the washc5 gene encoding WASH complex subunit 5, which codes for MVDFLAENNLCGQAILRIVSRGNAIIAELLRLSEFIPAVFRLKDKSDQQKYGDIICDFSYFKGPEYYESKLEAKPELQDLDEEFRENNIEILSRFYLAFESVHKYIVDLIRFMDDLNEGVYIQQTLETVLLNEDGKQLLCEALYLYGVMLLVIDQKIEGEVRERMLVSYYRYSAARSSADSNLDDICKLLRSTGYSSHPGAKRPPNYPENYFQRVPISPTFISMVIGRLRSDDIYNQVSAYPLPEHRSTALATQAAMLYVCLYFTPSILHTQQAKMREIVDKYFPDNWVISIYMGITVNLVEAWEPYKAAKIALNYTLDPANIKEQACRYAASVEGLRPQVQQLLKEGFLREEIVLDNIPKLLNYLRDCNVAIRWLMLHTAESAYDPNNKRLRQIKDQAIIDSKYNPKILFQLLLDTAQFEFILKEMFKQMLMEKQLKWESYKKEGSERMTELAEVFSGVKPLTRVEKNENLQAWFREISKQIESLNYEDSTAAGRKTVQLIQALVEVQEFHQLESNLQVCQFLADTRKFLHQMIRTINIKEEVLITMQIVGDLSYAWQLIDSFTSIMQESIRASPSMVTKLRATFLKLASALDLPLMRINQANSPDLLSVSQFYSGELVAYVRKVLQIIPESMFTSLAKIIKLQIHDIMEVPTRLDKDKLKDYAQLGARYEVAKLTHAISIFTEGILMMKTTLVGIIKVDPKQLLEDGIRKELVKRVAYSLHKGLIFNPKIKPSELMPKLKEMAATMDGFYRSFEYIQDYVSIYGLKIWQEEVSRIINYNVEQECNSFLRTKIQDWQSIYQSTHIPIPKYPPVDESATFIGRLCREILRITDPKATCYIDQMNTWYDMRTHHEVTNNRLFTEIQDTLGTFGLNGLDRLLCFMIVKELQNFLSVLQKNILKDKVVVDIFKALLNAVNPVKGIVATASKVYANAIAKTQRLWPAYLESIMKVGQMQILRLQIANELNYSCKFDSKHLAAALENLNKSLLADIEAHYQDPSLPYPKEDNTLLYEFTAYLEAAGIHNPLNKIYITTKRLPYFPIVNFLFLIAQLPKLQYTKNQGMTCRRAADPVDWVPLVLGLLTLLKQFHSRYTEQFLALIGQFIRSIMEQCTSQKIPDMPSDVVGALMFLEDYVRYTKLPRKVVEAHVPSFIFDEFRTVL